In one Rhodocyclaceae bacterium genomic region, the following are encoded:
- a CDS encoding aromatic-ring-hydroxylating dioxygenase subunit beta yields the protein MAGEYEQFLIHESTLLDERRFRDWMALFTEDGSYWVPATVGQRSPYGQTSLFYDDLELMRTRIDRLEHPLIHVQTPPSNTVHLIGSVTVEPGVPAPDPEAGLPTSDVLVLSSAITAEYRLDHTRTFVGRQRHWLRHVDGALRIVRKRVDLVNCEAAFEAIAVPV from the coding sequence ATGGCTGGCGAGTACGAGCAGTTCCTGATCCACGAGTCGACGCTGCTCGACGAACGCCGCTTCCGCGACTGGATGGCCCTGTTCACCGAGGACGGCTCCTACTGGGTACCGGCCACCGTCGGCCAGCGCAGCCCTTACGGCCAGACCTCACTGTTCTACGACGACCTGGAACTGATGCGCACCCGCATCGACCGCCTCGAGCATCCGTTGATCCATGTGCAGACCCCGCCGTCGAATACCGTGCACCTGATCGGCAGCGTCACCGTCGAGCCCGGCGTGCCCGCGCCCGATCCCGAGGCCGGCCTGCCGACAAGCGACGTGCTGGTGCTGTCTTCGGCGATCACCGCCGAGTACCGTCTCGACCACACCCGGACCTTCGTCGGCCGGCAGCGGCACTGGCTACGGCACGTCGACGGTGCGCTGCGCATCGTGCGCAAGCGCGTCGACCTGGTGAACTGCGAGGCTGCGTTCGAGGCGATCGCGGTACCGGTCTGA
- a CDS encoding Rieske 2Fe-2S domain-containing protein, whose protein sequence is MPDGSLNDRGIASLIEPGRVHRRVYTDPGVFELEMQRLFGRAWLFVGHSTQVPKPGDFITTDLGRQPVLMTRHHDGSVRVVLNRCTHRGIKLVAERQGNRQRLICLYHGWTFDPDGTLLRVPVDEGCAPGFKLCDFNLAKAPRVGIYRGFVFASLSPAGIAFDDWIAPMKQNIDDIVDRAPGGEIALDAGVHRYLVRANWKMQAENAVDSYHVPFSHASTVNQKGVQFSRREGDNEGAKVVDGQRTAPQWKQRRSYSVGHGHCWTSNTELKENERSSAVYDEYRRTLEAAVGKERSDWILTPRMHNSLLYPNVSFMGLNMHIRVIRPIAVDLTEVNIYPVRLLGAPEAMNERNTRLLNVTHAAASFVQSDDLEAFARAQAGLQSLQTDWVDISRGLGREEAIDPPGALRQMATDELVVRGQFRAWLDYMSEA, encoded by the coding sequence ATGCCGGACGGTTCGCTGAACGATCGAGGCATTGCCTCGCTGATCGAACCCGGACGAGTGCACCGCCGCGTCTACACCGACCCCGGCGTGTTCGAACTCGAGATGCAGCGCCTGTTCGGGCGCGCCTGGCTGTTCGTCGGGCACTCGACGCAGGTCCCGAAGCCGGGCGACTTCATCACCACCGACCTCGGGCGCCAGCCGGTGCTGATGACGCGCCACCACGATGGCTCGGTGCGCGTGGTACTGAACCGCTGTACCCACCGCGGCATCAAGCTGGTCGCCGAGCGCCAGGGCAACCGGCAGCGCCTGATCTGCCTCTATCACGGCTGGACGTTCGACCCGGACGGCACGCTGCTGCGCGTCCCGGTCGACGAAGGCTGCGCACCGGGCTTCAAGCTGTGCGACTTCAACCTGGCGAAGGCACCGCGCGTAGGCATCTACCGCGGGTTCGTGTTCGCCAGCCTGTCGCCCGCAGGCATCGCCTTCGACGACTGGATCGCGCCGATGAAGCAGAACATCGACGACATCGTCGACCGGGCGCCCGGTGGCGAGATCGCGCTCGATGCCGGCGTGCACCGCTACCTGGTGCGCGCGAACTGGAAGATGCAGGCCGAGAACGCAGTCGACTCGTACCATGTGCCGTTCAGCCATGCGTCTACCGTGAACCAGAAGGGCGTGCAGTTTTCGCGCCGCGAAGGCGACAACGAGGGTGCCAAGGTAGTCGACGGCCAGCGCACCGCGCCCCAATGGAAGCAGCGGCGCAGCTACTCGGTGGGTCACGGCCACTGCTGGACCAGCAATACCGAACTGAAGGAAAACGAACGGTCGAGCGCGGTGTACGACGAGTACCGCCGTACGCTGGAGGCGGCAGTCGGCAAGGAGCGGTCAGACTGGATCCTCACCCCGCGCATGCACAACTCGCTGCTCTACCCGAACGTGTCGTTCATGGGCCTGAACATGCACATCCGCGTCATCCGGCCGATCGCGGTCGACCTGACCGAGGTCAACATCTATCCGGTCCGGCTGCTCGGCGCACCCGAGGCGATGAACGAGCGCAACACCCGGCTGCTGAACGTGACCCATGCGGCGGCCTCGTTCGTGCAGTCCGACGATCTGGAGGCCTTCGCGCGCGCGCAGGCAGGGCTGCAGAGCCTGCAGACCGACTGGGTCGACATCTCGCGCGGACTGGGCCGCGAGGAAGCGATCGACCCGCCGGGCGCGCTGCGGCAGATGGCAACCGACGAACTGGTCGTGCGCGGACAGTTCCGCGCATGGCTCGACTACATGTCCGAGGCATGA
- a CDS encoding tripartite tricarboxylate transporter substrate binding protein, whose protein sequence is MPSKLVAPSVAPYRQTLQLSFRQSAPAVAACASVLLFGAPGAANAQSASNYPNKPIRMIVSFAPGGPADIVARGVSPRLSELLGQPILLENRGGAGGTIGSEIVARAAPDGYTLTYGSQSSFVFAPHLYKRLAYDPVKDFTPISSIVTTPYVVAINPRVPAKTLADLQRLGKGKKSFLSYGSSGPGATSHIGGELLAAATGLALLHVPYKGTGPALAGVVAGEIDMMIADLGPVISMAKDGRLRMLAGFGAKRVAAVPDVPTVIESGFKITPLEGRFGLMGPANLPKEIVTRLHGAVINTLKTPEIRARFDSLGYETIGDTPEQYAATIRNELVEFGKLIRKAGIQPE, encoded by the coding sequence ATGCCTTCGAAACTCGTTGCCCCTTCCGTTGCCCCTTATCGCCAGACGCTGCAACTGTCCTTCCGTCAGTCGGCCCCTGCCGTTGCCGCGTGCGCGTCTGTGCTCCTTTTCGGGGCGCCGGGCGCAGCGAATGCACAATCCGCGAGCAACTACCCGAACAAGCCCATCCGGATGATCGTCTCGTTCGCCCCGGGTGGCCCCGCGGACATCGTCGCGCGCGGGGTCAGCCCCAGGCTGAGCGAACTGCTCGGCCAGCCGATCCTGCTCGAGAACCGTGGCGGCGCCGGCGGCACGATCGGCTCCGAGATCGTTGCCCGGGCCGCGCCGGACGGCTACACGCTGACCTACGGCAGCCAGAGCAGCTTCGTGTTCGCGCCGCACCTGTACAAGAGGCTCGCCTACGACCCGGTGAAGGACTTCACGCCGATCTCCTCGATCGTCACCACCCCGTACGTCGTGGCGATCAATCCGCGCGTGCCGGCCAAGACCCTGGCTGACCTGCAGCGCCTGGGCAAGGGCAAGAAGTCGTTCCTGAGCTACGGCTCGTCCGGCCCTGGTGCCACCTCCCACATCGGCGGCGAACTGCTTGCAGCCGCGACCGGCCTGGCGCTGCTGCACGTCCCCTACAAGGGAACCGGCCCGGCGCTGGCCGGGGTGGTCGCGGGCGAGATCGACATGATGATCGCCGACCTGGGGCCGGTGATCAGCATGGCGAAAGACGGACGCCTGCGCATGCTGGCCGGATTCGGCGCGAAGCGCGTCGCGGCCGTGCCGGACGTACCCACGGTGATCGAGTCGGGCTTCAAGATCACGCCGCTGGAAGGGCGCTTCGGTCTGATGGGGCCGGCCAACCTGCCGAAGGAGATCGTCACCCGACTGCACGGGGCGGTCATCAACACGCTGAAGACGCCAGAGATCCGCGCGCGCTTCGACTCGCTCGGCTACGAGACCATCGGCGACACGCCGGAGCAGTACGCCGCCACCATCCGCAACGAACTGGTCGAGTTCGGCAAGCTGATCCGCAAGGCGGGCATCCAGCCCGAGTGA
- a CDS encoding mandelate racemase produces MSRIVSVETMLVQLPTRREHKWTGLTEPIGRYVLTRMTDEDGAVGWGEAPALKDWGGEFGRYFGESSSIVALVIDRYLAPAVKGMDPGNFAALHQRMDAVVKGYPYAKASVEFAAYDLAARRLGVPVHALLGGASRMRVPVTHSIGLIGIEEAEREVAKVAEEGIRTIKIKVGVDPKRDIEIVRVIRAAVGPDVELCVDANEGYASPGEAIRTLRAMEAYGLKYAEQPVMGIERISQVARAIDTPVMADESAWNAHDVVQIIAQGAVQIVSIYTTKPGGLYRAMEVSAVCRAAGILCNVNGSVETGVGNLANIHLAAAAPAVTLSCVVPVSTPAEAQHGQVGGIYYKDDLLAEPMRLVDGAIEVPTGVGMGIDVDLAKVEKYLVRE; encoded by the coding sequence ATGAGCAGGATCGTATCGGTGGAAACCATGCTCGTGCAGTTGCCGACGCGGCGCGAGCACAAATGGACGGGGCTGACTGAACCGATCGGGCGCTACGTCCTTACCCGCATGACCGACGAGGACGGTGCCGTTGGCTGGGGCGAGGCTCCCGCACTGAAGGACTGGGGGGGCGAGTTCGGCCGCTACTTCGGCGAGTCGTCTTCGATCGTCGCGCTGGTGATCGATCGCTACCTGGCGCCGGCGGTGAAGGGCATGGATCCGGGCAACTTCGCGGCCCTGCACCAGCGGATGGATGCCGTGGTGAAGGGGTATCCATACGCCAAGGCCTCTGTCGAGTTCGCGGCATACGACCTGGCCGCGCGCCGGCTCGGGGTGCCCGTTCATGCGCTGCTCGGGGGCGCTTCGCGCATGCGCGTCCCGGTTACCCACTCGATCGGCCTGATCGGCATCGAGGAGGCGGAGCGCGAAGTCGCGAAGGTCGCCGAGGAAGGCATCCGCACCATCAAGATCAAGGTCGGCGTCGACCCGAAGCGCGACATCGAGATCGTCCGGGTCATCCGCGCGGCGGTCGGGCCCGACGTCGAACTGTGCGTCGATGCAAACGAGGGTTATGCGTCCCCGGGCGAGGCGATCCGCACGCTGCGCGCGATGGAGGCCTACGGGCTCAAGTACGCCGAGCAGCCGGTGATGGGCATCGAGCGCATCTCCCAGGTCGCCCGCGCGATCGACACGCCGGTGATGGCCGACGAGAGCGCCTGGAACGCGCACGATGTCGTGCAGATCATCGCGCAGGGTGCGGTGCAGATCGTCTCGATCTACACCACCAAGCCGGGCGGGCTTTATCGCGCGATGGAGGTCTCTGCGGTCTGCCGCGCGGCAGGTATCCTCTGCAACGTCAACGGCTCGGTCGAGACCGGCGTGGGCAACCTCGCCAACATCCACCTGGCCGCCGCCGCTCCGGCGGTCACGCTGTCGTGCGTGGTGCCGGTGTCCACCCCGGCCGAGGCGCAGCATGGCCAGGTCGGCGGCATCTACTACAAGGACGACCTGCTGGCCGAGCCGATGCGCCTTGTCGACGGTGCCATCGAGGTGCCGACCGGCGTGGGCATGGGCATCGACGTCGACCTGGCCAAGGTCGAGAAATACCTCGTCCGTGAATAG